A DNA window from Methylocystis heyeri contains the following coding sequences:
- a CDS encoding L,D-transpeptidase, producing MSAFAFFARRRAGLWALLSLTAAAMATPAAARVEIAIDLSRQRMTVVKNHERPVIWKISSGRGGYETPTGSFAVQRLDADHLSDEYDGAPMPYAIFFSRGLAIHGTYERGLGRPASHGCVRLSVDHARELFSWVEQYGASIEISGFAGYSGYASRAEEDEPGAARVKRSRARRRATPESDDDYLLEYERIMRER from the coding sequence ATGTCCGCTTTCGCTTTTTTTGCGCGCAGGCGCGCGGGGCTATGGGCCCTCCTTTCCCTCACCGCCGCGGCCATGGCGACGCCGGCCGCCGCCAGGGTCGAGATCGCGATCGATCTTTCCCGCCAGCGCATGACGGTGGTCAAGAATCACGAAAGGCCCGTGATCTGGAAAATATCCAGCGGGCGGGGAGGCTATGAGACGCCGACCGGCTCCTTCGCCGTGCAGCGGCTCGACGCCGACCATCTCTCCGACGAATATGACGGCGCGCCCATGCCCTATGCGATCTTCTTTTCGCGGGGGCTCGCCATTCACGGAACCTACGAGCGCGGCCTCGGTCGGCCCGCCTCGCACGGCTGCGTGAGGCTTTCCGTCGATCATGCGCGCGAATTGTTCTCCTGGGTGGAGCAATATGGCGCTTCGATAGAAATTTCGGGCTTCGCCGGCTATTCGGGATACGCCAGCCGGGCGGAGGAAGACGAGCCCGGCGCCGCGCGCGTCAAGAGAAGCCGGGCCAGGCGCCGGGCGACGCCGGAGAGCGACGACGATTATCTGCTCGAATACGAGAGAATCATGCGCGAACGCTGA
- a CDS encoding extensin family protein: MASRVSPSLHLLAPALLATALASCSLPTRPQRPAWRTQAENACIAQQRVQPSAYVQIAQEVDGPGICGLTKPFRVTALQDGAVTFNARATLDCSMVAELEQWLADVVQPAAQARFGMNVVQINSMGSYACRGMNNQRGAPLSEHSFGNALDIGGFVLADGRQISIVRDWTHGDDLTRAFLMDVHGGSCDRFSTVLSPGSNPFHYNHIHVDLAMHGRSGKHICKPVPHEIVVQPPPLITKGPAPGEEEDSDTGEGPPRAAFEGGRETGLGALAEPPLPPRRDGG; the protein is encoded by the coding sequence ATGGCAAGTCGCGTATCGCCCTCGCTCCATCTTCTGGCTCCAGCTCTGCTGGCGACGGCGCTGGCGAGCTGCTCCCTGCCGACGAGGCCCCAGCGGCCGGCGTGGCGAACCCAGGCCGAAAACGCCTGCATCGCCCAGCAGCGGGTCCAGCCCTCCGCCTATGTCCAGATCGCCCAGGAAGTCGACGGTCCCGGCATCTGCGGCCTGACCAAGCCGTTCAGGGTGACAGCCCTGCAGGACGGCGCCGTGACCTTCAACGCCAGAGCCACGCTAGATTGCTCCATGGTCGCAGAACTCGAGCAATGGCTGGCCGACGTCGTGCAGCCGGCGGCCCAGGCCCGCTTCGGCATGAATGTGGTTCAGATCAATTCGATGGGCTCCTACGCCTGCCGCGGCATGAACAACCAGCGCGGCGCGCCGCTCTCCGAACATTCCTTCGGCAATGCGCTGGATATCGGCGGCTTCGTGCTCGCGGACGGGCGCCAGATTTCGATCGTGCGGGACTGGACCCATGGCGACGATCTCACCCGCGCCTTTCTGATGGATGTCCACGGCGGGTCCTGCGACCGTTTCTCCACCGTGCTGTCGCCCGGCTCGAATCCGTTCCACTACAATCATATTCACGTCGACCTCGCGATGCACGGCCGCAGCGGAAAGCATATCTGCAAGCCGGTCCCGCATGAGATCGTGGTCCAGCCGCCGCCTCTGATCACCAAGGGCCCCGCCCCGGGCGAGGAGGAAGACAGCGACACCGGCGAAGGCCCGCCGCGCGCGGCCTTTGAAGGCGGCAGGGAAACCGGCCTCGGCGCATTGGCGGAGCCGCCGCTTCCCCCGCGACGCGACGGGGGATAG
- the bcsS gene encoding cellulose biosynthesis protein BcsS, with amino-acid sequence MRVCLAISSAIVLATTAPAPAVDWYTGAPGDAVTQRTAPTVAIDTAVDITSQNGLAVAMIGTIAPFTPMDESGFRLRIAALGGKYNYTSTDYGLINGALAQGSFAVGYEFVSRQLTIGGYVGPEISYNGINPNDPNNTVKGTWVGVKVGLDFYATPTEATMVSGVGAFETVHNAYYGRLKLGLAIVNQVYAGPEFLALGDNFFHQWRVGGHLSGFKFGMVQLGVSGGYLFDYVRGPGAYGILESRVAF; translated from the coding sequence ATGCGCGTTTGTCTCGCGATTTCATCCGCGATTGTCCTGGCGACCACGGCGCCCGCGCCCGCCGTGGATTGGTATACCGGAGCGCCCGGCGACGCCGTGACCCAGCGCACCGCGCCGACCGTCGCCATAGACACGGCCGTCGACATCACCTCCCAGAACGGTCTCGCCGTCGCGATGATCGGCACCATCGCGCCATTTACGCCGATGGACGAATCCGGCTTTCGCCTGCGCATCGCCGCTCTGGGCGGCAAATATAATTACACTTCCACCGACTACGGCCTGATCAACGGTGCGCTGGCGCAGGGCTCCTTCGCGGTGGGCTATGAATTCGTGAGCCGGCAGCTGACCATCGGCGGCTATGTCGGTCCCGAGATATCCTATAACGGCATCAATCCCAACGATCCCAACAACACGGTCAAGGGAACCTGGGTCGGCGTGAAAGTCGGCCTCGACTTCTACGCGACTCCGACCGAGGCGACGATGGTCTCCGGCGTAGGCGCCTTCGAGACGGTCCACAACGCATATTACGGCCGCCTCAAGCTCGGTCTCGCCATCGTCAATCAGGTCTACGCCGGTCCCGAGTTCCTGGCCCTCGGCGACAACTTCTTCCATCAGTGGCGCGTCGGCGGGCATCTGTCCGGCTTCAAATTCGGGATGGTGCAGCTCGGCGTCTCGGGCGGCTATCTCTTCGATTACGTCCGCGGCCCCGGCGCATATGGAATCCTCGAGTCCCGTGTCGCTTTCTGA
- a CDS encoding cell envelope integrity EipB family protein, with product MLRKGVICALLLGPAALLAGSAHSAGSDRAGSPPPLTAYRAVYNLSLARSGEGGTLASVRGRIAFDFSGTACDGYVENFQQVTELQPAEGPLRLSDLRSRTFEGGDGKDFRFEIESRLDNEPMEKLGGKANKSAGVALAIDLAKPAPRRAELPGEALFPAEHLRKILRAALAQEKIVEARVYDGSDDGFRLLDTTTIIGKPVIGAVAEKAAQIESLSKMRRWPVSISYFDVKGKDAPPLYVMSFDLYENGVSRALNLDYGDFSLAGEMTELSLLPTPAGCDR from the coding sequence ATGCTTCGCAAAGGCGTAATCTGCGCTCTTCTTCTCGGCCCGGCGGCTCTCCTCGCCGGATCTGCGCATTCCGCCGGCTCGGACAGGGCCGGTTCGCCGCCGCCCCTGACGGCCTATCGCGCGGTTTACAATCTCTCGCTGGCGCGCTCCGGCGAGGGCGGAACGCTGGCCTCGGTGCGCGGGCGCATAGCCTTCGATTTTTCCGGCACCGCCTGCGACGGCTATGTGGAAAACTTCCAGCAGGTCACGGAGCTGCAGCCCGCCGAAGGGCCTTTGAGGCTGTCCGATCTGCGCTCCCGGACCTTCGAAGGCGGCGACGGCAAGGATTTCCGCTTCGAGATCGAATCCCGACTGGACAACGAGCCGATGGAGAAGCTGGGCGGCAAGGCCAATAAATCAGCCGGCGTCGCGCTCGCGATCGACCTTGCGAAGCCCGCGCCCAGGCGCGCCGAGCTTCCGGGAGAAGCGCTGTTTCCCGCCGAGCACCTGCGCAAGATCCTGAGAGCCGCCCTGGCGCAGGAAAAGATCGTCGAAGCCCGGGTCTATGACGGCTCCGACGACGGCTTCAGGCTGCTCGACACCACGACGATCATCGGCAAGCCTGTGATCGGCGCCGTGGCCGAAAAGGCGGCGCAGATCGAATCCCTGAGCAAGATGCGCCGGTGGCCGGTGTCGATTTCCTATTTCGACGTCAAAGGCAAGGACGCGCCGCCTCTCTATGTGATGTCCTTCGATCTCTATGAGAACGGCGTTTCCCGGGCGCTGAACCTCGACTATGGCGATTTCTCCCTGGCCGGAGAAATGACCGAATTGTCTCTGCTGCCGACGCCCGCAGGCTGCGACCGGTAG
- a CDS encoding glycosyltransferase family 4 protein: MLKFRDSPARNSPDRLLAGRTVMQIIPDLNSGGAERSAIEIAEALAQAGARSLVASRGGRMVSELQSKGGLWLPFPAATKNPLSMFLNSVRLARLLSEEGVAILHARSRAPAWTAYYAARRAGARFVTTYHSAYSGSSPIKLRYNSIMASGDIVIANSEFIARRIAELHPEAKHRIAVVPRGVDLRQFSPDAVEPERVEKLRIEWGVEPHHRVLLLPARLTARKGHFLLIEAARKLVAKGLADIRFVFAGDARSEAFKRDILQRIERLGLSNYVRAPGHCADMPAAYLAAAVVVAPSIEPEAFGRVAVEAQAMGVPVIVSDIGAAAEVVLAPPEASLPNATGRRVPANDAEALAEAIEETLGLKASEREALSFRARAFVTERYSIERMRQATMGLYERLLEGD; encoded by the coding sequence ATGTTGAAGTTTCGCGACAGCCCCGCACGCAATTCTCCCGACCGGCTCCTCGCCGGGCGCACGGTCATGCAGATTATCCCGGATCTGAATTCGGGAGGCGCGGAGCGGAGCGCCATCGAGATAGCCGAGGCGCTCGCGCAGGCGGGCGCGCGCAGCCTGGTCGCCTCGCGAGGCGGTCGGATGGTGAGCGAATTGCAGAGCAAGGGCGGCCTGTGGCTGCCCTTTCCCGCCGCGACCAAGAATCCCTTATCCATGTTCCTGAATTCGGTCCGTCTCGCGCGGCTGCTCAGCGAGGAGGGCGTCGCCATCCTCCATGCGCGCTCGCGGGCGCCGGCATGGACCGCCTATTACGCAGCGCGCCGGGCGGGGGCGCGGTTCGTCACCACCTATCACAGCGCCTATTCGGGCTCCTCGCCGATCAAGCTGCGCTACAACTCCATCATGGCCTCGGGCGACATCGTCATCGCCAATTCCGAATTCATCGCGCGCCGCATAGCCGAGCTGCACCCGGAGGCCAAACACCGCATCGCGGTCGTGCCGCGGGGGGTCGACCTGCGCCAATTCTCCCCGGACGCGGTCGAGCCCGAGCGGGTCGAGAAGCTTCGCATCGAATGGGGCGTGGAGCCGCACCACCGCGTGTTGTTGCTGCCGGCCCGGCTGACCGCGCGCAAGGGACATTTTCTCCTCATCGAGGCGGCGAGGAAGCTGGTGGCCAAGGGGCTGGCGGATATCCGCTTCGTTTTCGCCGGCGACGCCCGCAGCGAAGCCTTCAAACGGGATATCCTCCAGCGCATAGAACGCCTGGGCCTTTCCAATTACGTGCGCGCGCCCGGCCATTGCGCCGACATGCCCGCCGCCTATCTCGCCGCAGCCGTGGTCGTCGCCCCCTCGATCGAGCCGGAGGCCTTCGGCCGGGTGGCGGTCGAGGCCCAGGCCATGGGCGTTCCGGTGATCGTTTCGGACATCGGCGCCGCAGCCGAGGTCGTGCTCGCGCCGCCCGAGGCCTCCTTGCCGAACGCGACCGGGCGGCGCGTTCCCGCCAATGACGCGGAAGCTCTGGCGGAGGCGATCGAGGAAACTCTCGGTCTCAAGGCTTCGGAGCGCGAGGCGCTGTCGTTCCGGGCGCGCGCCTTCGTCACCGAGCGATATTCGATCGAGCGGATGCGCCAGGCGACCATGGGCCTGTACGAAAGGCTGCTCGAGGGCGATTAG
- a CDS encoding alpha/beta hydrolase encodes MAPGDRPDYIEVPRKEGPPWRIARRLRMARKEGKNAPGVVWLGGFASDMNGSKASFVDAQAAAQGRSFLRFDYSGHGESAFDSEGARFEDGAIGDWLEQSLALFCASTEGPQIVVGTSMGAWIALLLAKRLEALGQAGRLRALALLAPAVDFTEALLWPSLPEAARRQIMEEGVYPRPSPYSPCPIPITRRLIEDGRAHLLLGGPVRSHAPVHILQGMCDEDVPWRHALGLAERLVADPVTVSLVPGGDHRLSRPQDLDQLAAILFSF; translated from the coding sequence ATGGCCCCCGGCGATCGCCCGGACTACATTGAAGTGCCGCGTAAGGAGGGGCCGCCCTGGCGCATCGCAAGGCGACTGCGTATGGCGCGCAAGGAAGGCAAAAATGCGCCGGGCGTCGTATGGCTCGGCGGGTTCGCTTCCGACATGAACGGCTCCAAGGCCAGCTTCGTAGACGCGCAGGCTGCGGCGCAAGGCCGCTCCTTTCTGCGTTTCGATTATTCCGGACACGGGGAATCCGCCTTCGACAGCGAGGGCGCCCGTTTCGAGGATGGGGCGATCGGGGATTGGCTGGAGCAGAGTCTCGCTTTGTTTTGCGCCTCCACGGAGGGGCCGCAGATCGTGGTCGGGACTTCGATGGGCGCCTGGATCGCCCTGTTGCTGGCGAAGCGTCTCGAGGCGCTGGGGCAGGCGGGGCGTCTGCGCGCGCTGGCGCTTCTGGCCCCCGCAGTGGATTTTACCGAGGCGTTGCTGTGGCCGTCGCTGCCGGAGGCCGCACGCCGCCAGATCATGGAGGAGGGGGTTTATCCGCGGCCGTCTCCCTATTCGCCTTGTCCCATTCCCATTACGCGGCGCCTGATCGAGGACGGTCGCGCGCATCTGCTGCTCGGCGGACCGGTGCGGTCCCATGCTCCGGTTCACATCCTTCAGGGCATGTGCGACGAGGACGTTCCCTGGCGACATGCGCTGGGTCTCGCGGAGCGCCTTGTGGCGGATCCCGTGACCGTGTCCCTCGTCCCGGGGGGCGACCACAGGCTGTCGCGGCCGCAGGATCTCGATCAGCTGGCCGCGATCCTGTTCTCGTTTTAA
- a CDS encoding DUF2147 domain-containing protein: protein MKHSQRLMFSFAVLAGALALGGQVRAAENLDPHGIWLRPEGGVRFSFYDCGNLLCAKVVGADRVEDRSGIGAVILQGAKKVAANEWKGKLYNADDGKTYDGTITVKSGGELTVKGCLMGILCGGETWKRVGPPAVAAASPKPHAVAESAQ from the coding sequence ATGAAACATTCGCAACGTCTGATGTTCTCTTTCGCCGTGCTCGCCGGCGCTCTGGCCCTTGGCGGTCAGGTTCGGGCGGCCGAAAACCTGGACCCGCATGGAATCTGGCTGCGCCCCGAGGGAGGCGTGCGCTTCAGCTTTTACGATTGCGGGAATTTGCTTTGCGCCAAGGTGGTGGGCGCGGACAGGGTCGAAGACCGCTCCGGCATCGGCGCCGTGATCCTTCAAGGCGCGAAGAAAGTCGCCGCCAACGAATGGAAGGGCAAGCTCTACAACGCCGACGACGGCAAGACCTACGACGGAACAATCACGGTGAAATCGGGCGGCGAGCTCACGGTCAAGGGCTGCCTGATGGGCATTCTGTGCGGCGGCGAAACCTGGAAGCGCGTCGGACCGCCGGCTGTCGCCGCAGCCTCGCCGAAGCCGCATGCCGTCGCCGAATCCGCCCAGTGA
- a CDS encoding cation:proton antiporter: protein MAGSFQWWAYREALIFLATASVIVPLFHRLRISPVIGFLLAGAVLGPVGLGRFAKDYEFIGYVTIFDIEQVSRLAEFGLVFLLFMIGLELSWERLVRMRRLVFGLGLAQMLTSTAILAAIGSFWFKLALAPAILMGAALAMSSTAIVVPVLAENRQLGKASGRAAFSVLLLQDLCVAPLLFFVSVLSDAKAGLSGLGIAETFLPALAGLVALILGGRLLLRPLFRLVAAAQSTELFMAACLLVIVGSGVVSAASGFSMGLGAFIAGLLLAETEFRREIEVTIEPFKGLLLGLFFVSIGAGLDLSAVLEDPAAILLHAGGLVLVKGAAIFALARLFKLTAPVSAQVSALLAPGGEFAFVLLTSAIDAGVLPGKHGADAMIVVTLTMFAIPWLGKLAQRYCAQKSEAAQQAEYAHLAPEGEIASGRVVVVGYGRVGALVGDLLRRHEVPYVAIDDTVDNVAARRAEGVDIYWGSAARRELLEACGVGQARAVVVTVQKPDAAEEIVRMAHEARSDMVIVARARDEHHATRLYEAGASDAIPETIEASMQLAETVLVDIGVPMGFVIASIHEKRDEYRKLLKPKEEAALKRHVARAAVRSRLMARRRLGARDSGAETE from the coding sequence ATGGCCGGATCGTTTCAGTGGTGGGCCTATCGCGAGGCGCTTATCTTTCTGGCCACCGCCAGCGTCATCGTCCCGCTCTTTCATCGCCTGCGCATCAGCCCGGTGATCGGCTTTCTTCTCGCCGGAGCCGTGCTCGGCCCGGTCGGCCTCGGCCGTTTCGCCAAGGACTATGAATTTATCGGCTATGTGACGATCTTCGACATCGAACAGGTCTCACGGCTCGCCGAATTCGGCCTCGTGTTCCTGCTCTTCATGATCGGCCTCGAATTGTCGTGGGAGCGCCTCGTGCGCATGCGCCGGCTGGTGTTCGGCCTCGGCCTCGCCCAGATGCTGACGTCCACCGCCATTCTGGCCGCGATCGGCTCGTTCTGGTTCAAGCTGGCGCTTGCGCCGGCGATCCTGATGGGCGCGGCGCTGGCGATGTCGTCGACGGCGATCGTGGTGCCGGTGCTGGCCGAGAACCGCCAGCTCGGCAAGGCCTCGGGACGCGCGGCCTTCTCGGTCTTGCTGCTGCAGGATCTCTGCGTCGCGCCGCTGCTCTTTTTCGTGTCGGTCCTTTCCGACGCCAAGGCCGGGCTTTCCGGCCTCGGCATCGCCGAAACCTTCCTGCCGGCTCTCGCCGGCCTCGTCGCCCTCATCCTCGGCGGCCGGCTGCTGCTGAGGCCGCTGTTCAGGCTGGTCGCCGCCGCGCAATCGACCGAACTGTTCATGGCCGCCTGCCTGCTCGTGATCGTGGGCTCGGGGGTCGTGAGCGCCGCCTCGGGCTTTTCGATGGGGCTCGGGGCCTTCATCGCCGGCCTGCTGCTGGCGGAAACGGAATTCCGCCGCGAGATAGAAGTCACGATCGAGCCCTTCAAAGGGCTGCTGCTTGGGCTCTTTTTCGTCTCCATAGGCGCCGGGCTGGATCTCAGCGCCGTGCTCGAAGATCCCGCAGCGATCCTGCTGCACGCCGGCGGGCTCGTTCTCGTCAAGGGCGCGGCGATATTCGCGCTGGCGCGCCTGTTCAAGCTGACCGCCCCGGTATCGGCGCAGGTCTCGGCGCTGCTGGCGCCGGGCGGCGAGTTCGCCTTCGTGCTCCTCACCTCGGCGATCGACGCCGGAGTCCTTCCCGGCAAACATGGCGCAGACGCCATGATCGTCGTCACCCTCACCATGTTCGCCATTCCGTGGTTGGGAAAGCTGGCCCAGCGCTATTGCGCCCAGAAATCGGAGGCGGCGCAGCAGGCGGAATATGCGCATCTCGCTCCCGAAGGCGAGATCGCCAGCGGCCGGGTCGTGGTGGTCGGCTATGGCCGGGTCGGCGCTCTGGTCGGCGATCTGCTGCGACGCCATGAGGTGCCCTATGTCGCCATCGACGATACGGTCGACAATGTGGCCGCCCGCCGCGCTGAAGGCGTCGATATCTACTGGGGCAGCGCGGCGCGGCGCGAGCTCCTCGAGGCCTGCGGCGTCGGCCAGGCGCGGGCGGTCGTGGTCACCGTCCAGAAACCGGACGCCGCCGAGGAAATCGTGCGCATGGCGCATGAGGCCCGCTCCGACATGGTCATCGTCGCGAGGGCTCGGGACGAGCATCACGCCACCCGCCTTTATGAGGCGGGAGCCAGCGACGCCATCCCCGAGACGATCGAAGCCAGCATGCAGCTCGCCGAGACCGTGCTGGTCGACATCGGCGTTCCGATGGGCTTCGTCATCGCCTCTATCCACGAAAAGCGCGACGAATACCGCAAGCTCCTCAAGCCGAAGGAAGAGGCCGCTCTCAAAAGGCACGTCGCGCGCGCCGCCGTGCGCAGCCGCCTCATGGCGCGCCGCCGGCTGGGCGCAAGGGATTCCGGCGCCGAGACCGAATGA
- the dxs gene encoding 1-deoxy-D-xylulose-5-phosphate synthase, producing the protein MTTSKTPLLDRIQTPAELRKLQPSQLPQLADELRRETVEAVSVTGGHLGAGLGVVELTVALHYVFDTPRDRIVWDVGHQTYPHKILTGRRDRIRTLRAGGGLSGFTKRAESEYDAFGAGHSSTSISAGLGMAIARDLAGGDNHVVAVIGDSSMSAGMAYEALNNAGALDSRLIVILNDNDMSIAPPTGAMSAYLARLVSGGAYRTMRDAAKQLASHLPRFIYDKARKAEEFSRSFITGGTMFEELGFYYVGPIDGHNLDHLLPVLKNVRDKDDGPVLVHVITKKGKGYGPAEASDDKYHGVNKFDVLTGVQYKPKANAPSYTSVFARSLVAEAERDEKIVAITAAMPGGTGLDIFGKAFPERTFDVAIAEQHAVTFAAGLAAEGYKPFCALYSTFLQRGYDQIVHDVAIQHLPVRFAIDRAGLVGADGPTHAGAFDVAYLGCLPGMTIMAAADEAELTHMVATAVAYDEGPIAFRYPRGEGVGVELPEQGQILEIGKGRILREGTKVALLSLGTRLAEALKAAEQLEAYGVSATVADARFAKPIDRDLVRRLAANHEVLITVEEGSIGGFGVQVFQALSEDGLLDGKRGAFALRCMTLPDFYIDQDKYEVMIAKARLDAASIAAKALEALGDEKNAARVLIA; encoded by the coding sequence TTGACCACATCGAAGACCCCCCTCCTCGACCGGATCCAAACCCCCGCCGAACTGCGCAAGCTGCAGCCGTCGCAACTGCCGCAGCTCGCCGACGAACTTCGCCGCGAGACCGTCGAAGCGGTTTCGGTCACGGGAGGGCACCTTGGAGCCGGGCTCGGGGTCGTCGAGCTGACCGTCGCACTGCACTATGTGTTCGACACGCCGCGCGACAGGATCGTCTGGGACGTCGGCCATCAGACCTATCCCCACAAGATCCTCACAGGGCGCCGCGACCGCATCCGCACCCTGAGAGCGGGCGGGGGGCTATCGGGCTTCACCAAGCGCGCGGAGAGCGAATACGACGCCTTCGGCGCCGGCCATTCCTCCACCTCCATTTCGGCCGGCCTCGGCATGGCCATAGCGCGCGACCTCGCCGGGGGCGACAATCACGTCGTTGCGGTGATCGGCGACAGTTCGATGTCCGCGGGCATGGCCTATGAGGCGCTCAACAACGCCGGGGCGCTGGATTCGCGCCTGATCGTCATCCTCAACGACAACGACATGTCGATCGCCCCGCCGACGGGCGCCATGTCGGCCTATCTCGCGCGGCTGGTCTCCGGGGGCGCCTATCGCACCATGCGCGACGCCGCCAAGCAGCTCGCGAGCCATCTGCCGCGCTTCATCTACGACAAGGCGCGCAAGGCGGAGGAGTTCTCGCGCAGCTTCATCACCGGCGGCACCATGTTCGAGGAGCTCGGCTTCTACTATGTGGGGCCCATCGACGGCCATAATCTGGACCATCTGCTGCCGGTGCTGAAAAACGTGCGCGACAAGGACGACGGCCCCGTGCTGGTCCATGTCATCACCAAGAAGGGCAAGGGCTACGGCCCGGCTGAAGCTTCGGACGACAAATATCACGGCGTCAACAAATTCGACGTCCTGACCGGCGTGCAATACAAGCCCAAGGCCAATGCGCCCAGCTACACCAGCGTGTTCGCGCGCTCTCTGGTGGCCGAGGCGGAGCGCGACGAGAAGATCGTCGCCATCACCGCGGCCATGCCCGGCGGAACCGGTCTCGATATTTTCGGCAAGGCCTTCCCGGAACGCACCTTCGACGTCGCCATCGCCGAGCAGCACGCCGTCACTTTCGCGGCGGGTCTCGCGGCGGAGGGCTATAAGCCTTTCTGCGCGCTCTACTCGACCTTCCTGCAGCGCGGCTACGACCAGATCGTCCATGACGTCGCCATCCAGCATCTGCCGGTGCGCTTCGCCATCGACCGCGCCGGGCTGGTCGGGGCCGACGGCCCGACCCACGCCGGCGCCTTCGACGTCGCCTATCTCGGCTGCCTGCCGGGCATGACCATCATGGCCGCCGCCGACGAGGCTGAACTGACCCATATGGTCGCGACCGCGGTCGCGTATGACGAAGGCCCGATCGCCTTCCGCTATCCCCGCGGCGAGGGCGTCGGCGTCGAGCTGCCCGAGCAGGGCCAGATCCTGGAGATCGGCAAGGGCCGCATCCTGCGCGAGGGAACCAAGGTCGCGCTGCTCAGCCTCGGCACGCGCCTCGCCGAGGCGCTGAAAGCCGCCGAGCAGCTCGAGGCTTACGGCGTCTCCGCCACTGTGGCCGACGCGCGCTTCGCCAAGCCGATCGACCGCGACCTCGTGCGCCGCCTCGCGGCCAATCACGAAGTCCTCATCACGGTGGAAGAGGGCTCCATCGGCGGCTTCGGCGTCCAGGTGTTCCAGGCGCTTTCGGAAGACGGGCTCCTCGACGGCAAGCGGGGGGCCTTCGCCCTCCGCTGCATGACCTTGCCCGACTTTTATATCGACCAGGACAAATACGAGGTCATGATCGCCAAAGCGAGGCTCGACGCCGCCTCGATCGCGGCCAAGGCGCTCGAAGCGCTGGGCGACGAGAAAAACGCCGCACGGGTTCTGATCGCCTGA
- a CDS encoding GDCCVxC domain-containing (seleno)protein produces the protein MQLVSTITCPSYARQSIEAMPTDACRVVYECKNCGALLKPLAGDCCVFCSYGDAPCPPVQEARDREFRPASCCGE, from the coding sequence ATGCAACTTGTTTCCACGATCACCTGCCCAAGCTACGCTCGTCAATCGATCGAGGCCATGCCGACCGACGCATGCCGGGTCGTTTACGAATGCAAAAATTGCGGCGCGCTTCTGAAGCCTCTCGCGGGGGACTGCTGCGTCTTCTGCTCCTACGGCGATGCGCCTTGCCCGCCGGTTCAGGAAGCGCGCGATCGCGAATTTCGTCCCGCATCCTGCTGCGGGGAATAG